The DNA segment gagtgaagtgtggttgtggtgtgtggagtgaagtgtaGTCGTGGTGTGTGGAGTGGAGTGTGGTTGTAATTCGAGGTGTGATTTGACGGTTTGGTGCCTCATTGAGCATACATTTAATATCGCTATCTATCTTTCCAGTAATAGAGATGGATCAAACTGTATTTGAAGAGAAGCTATGTGAGACACAGGAATCAAAGTCCGAAAATGCTGTCCTGCAACCTACTGCTAAACGTGACAGGCTTATAGAAGATTTTCTAATGATAAATTCCTATGCCGCTACGTCTCCATTTGATTACAACTTACAAAAGCGCTATGAGATCCTGCATTTTGGCAATTTTGACAGACTAATTTGAAAACGAAAAGATCCGGCCAACGATGTGTTCAAGTTTGTTGCATCTCTAGAAGTGTTTGATATTGTTAAAGCAGTTCACGAAGGTATTGGCCATAGTGGTGTTAAGAAAACAATAgctgaagtgaaaaaaaaagtggTCAAACATCACGCAAGAAGTGtgctacatatatatttctttctgtgagcactgccatcagaagaaagccagaaaagtTCCGAAAGGTCTCGTTGTGAAGCCTGTGAGCAGTCATCACATTTTTTTAAGATGTCAAATTGATCTCATCAATTTTCAAACATTGCCCGATGGTGATTACAAGTACATCATGACATTTGACAACCATTTCAGCAAATTTTGTGTGCTGCGTCCCCTTACAACAAAAAGAGCAGAAGAGGTTGCTGCAAATCTTCTTGATATATTTCTGACTTTTGGAGCACCTGCTATTTAGCGGTCAGACAATGGTCGTGAATATGTTAATGCAGTTATTGCTGAACATTCCACACTTTGGCCCGAGTTGAGTTTGGTGACTGGACGTCCCCGTCATCCCCAAAGCCAGGGTGCGGTTGCACGGCTAAATGGTGTTATTCAGGACAAACTTGCCATCTGGATGCAGGAATATAATagtaaaaattggtcagtggaccTCAAGTTTGTTCAGTGGCAAATTAACATTAGCCGACATGAAACCAGAGGACATAGTCCATTTAAAGTAACGTTTGGCCAAGAACCCCAAGTTGGACTAGGATCATCTGTCCTGCCAAGGTCTCCTCTTAATGAAATTGCCACTGAAGAAGATCTTGAGACATTTGTAGAGAACGAAGAGggcgacgaagatgcagtgacaggaatAACAGCACAGGTGGAgcgtgacgaagatgcagtgacaggagcaacagcagaggtggagagtaaCGAAAATGCTGTGACAGGAGCaaggtgacgaagatgcattgacaggagcaacagcagaggtggagagtgacgaagatgcagtgataggagcgacagcagagacacaaagtgggtgtttccaggaaattcaagatgcagctgatgcaggacaatccaaagcagcagttcggATGACACGTCGTGGCAATCAATTAGTTCGACAATTAGAAGCTGGGCAGTGCGctacattgagagttccagacgTTGATCGCGGACCGGCTGATCCGAAGAATCTTCTTGTGGTTGTAATGAAAGAAGAAGATGGGCTGTATACTGTAGATTGccgtgagggagttcttggatcGAAAAACACAACAGCTGATCTAAGTCCTACAGATCAGGCtttgattaaagcagatgatgttcctgatattcgtctcactttgagaacagcaacagcaaagggTACTGGAGGAAAAGGGTGTGTAAAGTTTCAATGTAGGACACAGTGttcgtcaggacgatgcagctgccgcaagaaagaaatgaaatgcaactctcgctGTCACCAACGCAGAGAGTGCAAAAATTAATTGTTGTTAGTGTCAATATGAATAAcagttttgtatttgtttatttgtgtatacTTTATTTTGTGCAGCTATTATAAAAGTTAGTCTAGAATAAAGTTCATGTgtctatcagtttgtatcagtgtctctttgtcctccttccgcctattcatattcacattagacaaaattgttcgacatattcacattccgcaaaatgggattgcataatgtgtgcaataggcaattttacgagtttttctgcctaatatATACACTTGGTaaaccattttgcccagtgttcacattgggcaaaaatatgtgtaatgtacacattaggcaactattaacatgcgtgacatatatacatacatacatacatacatacata comes from the Palaemon carinicauda isolate YSFRI2023 chromosome 16, ASM3689809v2, whole genome shotgun sequence genome and includes:
- the LOC137655466 gene encoding uncharacterized protein is translated as MDQTVFEEKLCETQESKSENAVLQPTAKHPANDVFKFVASLEVFDIVKAVHEGIGHSGVKKTIAERSDNGREYVNAVIAEHSTLWPELSLVTGRPRHPQSQGAVARLNGVIQDKLAIWMQEYNSKNWSVDLKFVQWQINISRHETRGHSPFKVTFGQEPQVGLGSSVLPRSPLNEIATEEDLETFVENEEGDEDAVTGITAQVERDEDAVTGATAEVERATAEVESDEDAVIGATAETQSGCFQEIQDAADAGQSKAAVRMTRRGNQLVRQLEAGQCATLRVPDVDRGPADPKNLLVVVMKEEDGLYTVDCREGVLGSKNTTADLSPTDQALIKADDVPDIRLTLRTATAKGTGGKGCVKFQCRTQCSSGRCSCRKKEMKCNSRCHQRRECKN